In the genome of Pseudanabaena mucicola str. Chao 1806, the window GCAGGATGATGTAATAAAATGACTTCCCCCTGACTAACAGTAATTCCCTCATTAAGTCTCTGAGCACGATTCCGAGCTAGCGATCGCACAACTCGGATTTCAGCAAACCGAGACGCATATTCCTCTAAAACACTGTCAGTTCCATCATCACTATCACTGACAACAGCAATAATCTCTTTTTTCCCCTTTTGCAAAACTAAATTATTGAGAATACGTTCTAGATAACCATGGCGAATTTCATTGAGACAGGGAAGAATTACCGAAAACTGCATAGATTTACGAAATATGAAATATGAAATATGAAATTAGTGGATTTGATGGATTGCTGATCGTCAGGATGTACTCTCTCAAATCATTTAGGACTGCTATATTATTTTAGAAACATGCTAAGACTTTGGCTATGACTAATCTAGATCCCAATCCAGATTTTAATCAGGAATTACAGAAAATACAAAAAGGGGAAGAGGGAAAAACAATAAACACTTCTTCAATACTCATCGTTGATGACACCATTTATAATATTCAACTGTTATCCCTAATGCTTATCAGACATGGTTATGTGGTTGAACAAGCAACAAATGGTCAAGCAGCCTTAGAAAAAGCAGCTAAAATCTTACCTGACATAATTTTGCTTGATATTCGGATGCCTGATATTGATGGTTACGAAGTTTGCAAAATCCTCAAAGCCAACCCTACAACCCAAGGAATCCCGATTATTTTCATTAGTTCTATTGAAGAACCATCAGAAAAAGTAGAAGCATTTTCAGTAGGAGGTGTGGACTATATTAGTAAACCATTTCAACTAATCGAAGTCCTAGCTAGAATTGAAACCCATTTGCGATTATGTTCTCTCCAAAAGAAATTACAAGAACAAAATGAACAGTTACAACTATCAGCCTCAGTACTGGCGCGATCGCTCACGCAAGAGCGAGAACTTAGTGAAATGAAAACTAACTTTATCTCAGTTGTCTCCCATGAATTCCGCACTCCTCTGACAACGATTCAGAGTGCTGCCGAGCTTCTAGAACACTACGAATGGACTAAAGAAGAACAAACTGAACAATTACATCAAATCCAATCGGAAGTGAAGCATATGACCGAATTAATGGAAGACGTGTTATTCCTCAGTCGGACTAATGCCAATAAAGCAAAGCTAAATATAACTGAATTTGATCTTTTGAAATTTTGTAAGCAACTACTACGCCAAATCCAAAGAACATTCGGTAAAGAATATAATCTTCATTCATCATTTCATCATCCAGTAAATGATATATCAATTGAAAATCCTCACCTTCAACAGGATATTCCTCAATTTCTAGTTCATATGGATGAGAAGCTTTTACGTCAAATCCTCTCAAATCTAATCACTAATGCAATTAAGTATTCCCCTAAAAATAAAGATATTGATTTTCAAATAATTGTTGATCAGGAGAAAATCATTTTCATCGTCAGTGATCATGGCATTGGTATTCCTGAAGAAGATTTAAGTCATTTATTTAGCACATTTCATCGAGGTAAAAATGTTGGTATATTACCTGGTACAGGATTAGGTTTATCAATTGTTAAAAACTGTGTAGATACCCTCAATGGGTTGATATCTGTCAAGAGTCAATTAAATATAGGAACAGAATTTAGAGTTACCTTACCAATTGATAATCATCTAAAGACCTAGAGCGATTCCTGAAAGTACCGCTTTATGCCACTTTCAAAAATTTCTCTACACCTCCTAATTATGCAAGATGCTGTATGTCTAATTTTGAGTAGCGATCTCTATCGGACTCTATCGGTATAATGTCTTTAAGGATACTGCAAGGCTAGCATGAAAAAAATTCTCCTAATCGAAGATAATCCCAACGTTTTGCAAAATACATCAAGAATGCTGCAAGCTGAGGGCTATATGGTAATCACAGCAAATAATGGTCGCCAAGGTCTAGATATGGCTCAACAGCATATTCCTAGCTTGATCATTTGCGATATTATGATGCCAGAAATTGATGGCTATGGAGTTATTAGCGCATTACGGAATAATCCTGCAACCACTGCAATTCCTTTTATATTTCTTAGTGCAAAGTCTGATAAAAATGACTTTCGTCAAGGCATGGAACTTGGTTCCGATGACTACTTGACTAAGCCATTTACCAGAGATGAATTACTTGGAGCAATTAATGCTCAGTTTAAAAAGCAGGAGATCATTAATAGTTATTACAAGCAAGAATTAGATAATTTATGCGGCAATATCTCTAAGTCATTACCCCATCAGTTGTTATTCCCAGCGATTGAGGTAATGGGTCTAGCAGATATCTTAGTTAAAAATTATCATGCGATGGAAGCTCACGAAGTGCCTGATATCGGTAAGCGCATTCGGAAAGCAGGTCGCAATATGCATGAGATGGTGAAAAAATTTCTACTGTATGCTGAATTAGAGTCAACCGAAAAAAATGCCGAGTGGATGAGCCAGATCCGCAATAGTAAGACAACTTTTTTTGATAATGAGATCTCCAGTTGTGCTAGGAAAATCGCGGAACATTACAATCGCATGTCGGATTTAGTTGTTGAGATTAAGGATGAAACCATTCAAATCTCAGATTCTTACTTGAATGTAATCGCTAGGGAAATCATTGATAACGGATTTAAGTTTTCTCCTGAAGGCACAACTGTTAGCGTATCGGGGAGCAGCAATCAAACAGAATATTGTCTATGTGTTACCGATCATGGTCAGGGGCTTGAGCCAGTTCAGGTTGCGAGTTTTGGTGATTACATGAAGTTTGAGAAGAAGCTATATATCCAACAGGGAGCAGGTTTAGGTTTGGCGATCGCCAAAAGATTGATTGAACTACATGGTGGACGCTTAGAGATTGAGAGTATTCCCTGCGAACTAACTCAGGTAAAAGTGTTTTTACCAATCATAAAAACAGCATAAGGAACCTTAGTAGTTAAAAAGCTGCAAGAAATTTATGGAAAGTGTGGCGAAGCCACACTTTCCATAAATTTCTTGGTGAGTAACAAGCGCTTTAGGTGATTTGCATCACTCCTATCGCTTATTTTAGTCACGAATATGATCTGTGATAGTCACAAGTAGAGTTAGTTGGTGATCACTGTGGATAGAAGATAATCGTTAGAACATAGGAATTGTGCAGATCGTCCTATGGGTATCCAAAGTTATGATTATTCTATCTTCCTCTGAAATTCAGAAAATCAATTTGCTAACCCCTTGGGGTGATGAAAAAGGAATTTATTATTTGGGTAAAACTTTTTTACCAATTAATTTTCATCCCAACCTAGAAGAAGCGATCGCATCTTGTCGTCGTGATTTAGACGAAGGAATGCTCTCTATCGTTGTCGATGAGGGAGATCGGGTCTCTTTATGGTGGTATTTTTCTGAATATAGCTTTTTTCAAGCAAGTGAAGTACATGTTTGATTACCCGCCTTTGACGGGTAATCAAACATGTACTTCACCAGACTGGTGAACTATATAGCGGTTTTCAAATGAGTGTGTACTCATTTGAAAACAAAAAATCTGTCCCATTAAGAGTTTTGAGTTTTCATTTTGCCGTAGGCAAAATGAAAACCGCTATATATACGAGGTTCTGGGATAATCTAAAAATATTGTTCTGCGCTTAAGCTTGGGAACTTTAAGAATATGTAATTTGACCGCGTAAAAAAGTGACTGCCTCACCTTTGAGCAAAACTCGCTCACCGCGATCGCTCACCTCAAGATTACCTGTCCTCTGTGATAATTGTCTGGCTTTGAGACTCACCTTACCGAGACGTTTTGACCAATAGGGAGTCAGACTACAATGAGCCGAACCAGTGACGGGATCTTCGGGAATTCCCGCTTTGGGGGCAAAAAAGCGTGATACAAAATCATAGTCTAGACCTGCATCGGCGATCGCTGTAATAATAAATCCAAATCCGTCTAACTGAGAGATGAGATCATAGGGGGGGACAAAATTTTGAACGGATGACTCAGCATCTAAAACTACAGCTAGATAATCCGCACTTTGTCCAAGACAAATATAAGAACGATCACTAAAAATCTGGGCGAGTACCTGTTGCGATCGCTTTGAGCAATTCTGAAAAAAAGCCGCAGGAAAATCCATCACGATTAGACGTTCTTCAAAACTAACTTGGAGATCGCCACTCAGGGTTGAAAACACAAGAGGGGTATCAGTAGCGATCGCCTCGATTTCACGGAGATAATGTGCCATCGCAAGGGTGGCATGACCACAGAGTGGAACCTCTTGCTTTGGTGTAAACCAGCGTAACTGAAAATGATTTTTACCCAAAGGTTTGACAAAAGCGGTTTCTGATAGATTGATTTCTGCGGCAATTTGCTGCATTTGAGCATCCTTAGGAAATTCACCAACCAAAGCTGTTGCCGCAGGATTGCCTTGAAAGACCTGATTAGTAAATGCATCAATAATTGCGATCGCCAGTTGCATAGATATTTTTGGGATATTTAAGTGAATGCAAGCAAAGCACCTACTTAAGTGGGACTCTTATTCAAGATTTAAGGAGTTGCAGGAATTGCGATGGTGGGATCAACTTTGTAGCTATTGACAACACGATCAAATGATTCTTTTAAAGCAGGAATTTGATCGGCGACACCACCAGTAGTAATTAGGGAAATTTTGTCACCATTGCGACTGATAAAGCTATTACCCTGTACTTTGGCCGTGATATTTTTGATGGACTCATCATAGCTCCACACAATTTGAACACTACCGTCTTTTTGTTGGATGGGCTTCTCGGCAGAAAATCCTGCTCTAGAACCAAAAGTGGATTTAAGGAAGGTTTGCAACAGTAAGGTCAACTGCTCAGTTGTTGTTTCTGTAGGCGCTTTAAAGACATCTACTGATAACAAAGCATTTTTGCTAGGGTCGAACCATAAAACAATAACTTCATTAGGCTTCTTGTTCTCTTGAGGCTTCCAACCTTTAGGCACATCAATTTGGAATAGCCCAGAGGGGTGTTTATATGGTTCTAAACCATCGATTTTGACTTTGATAATCCGTGCATCGGACTTTGGTGCAGCATCAGGATTAGTAGCTACACTTTTGGCATCTGGGGTTTTTGCAGCACTAGATGCGGTAGGGCTAGCAGATGCACTAGGTTTGGTTTCAGGGGTATTAGGTGTGCAACTTCCAAGTAATCCGCCAAATAAGGCGATCGTACCCAGAGATGTCACTACAAAATTAGTTTTTCGCATTTCAGATTTTAAATCGTGAACTTTTAAGGAATAGTCAAACTTGCATTCACCGTCTGGCTGTTGGATATTTTAGCGAAGGAATCTTTCATTTCTATAAATTTGGGTTCGATCGCTCCAAAAGTTAAAATAGCGAACTTGTTATTCACCCTTTGCATTTTACTAATGGCTTGAAATTTCAGCTTTTTATTGCTAATCGTTACAGTTGATTTCCATTCGATCACAATATTGCCCGTTGATTCCGCCACTGGCGATCGCATCTCGAAGTCAGGCTGATTGCCATACATTCCTTTAACAATTATTTCAAAGACATCACCAAGACGATTTTCTGGGATTTCACTTGGTGGCACAAAAATATTTGCGGAGATCGTAGCCCGTCCTGCTTTGTCATTCCAAGTAACAAGTATTTCACTAGGTTTGCTGTTATCTATAACTTGCCAATCCTTTGGTACATTAATTTCTAAAATCCCAGAACGATGCTTATACAATTCTAGTTCACCAATCTCTAGCTCAGGAAGCTTGCTGAAGTCAATTGTTGGAGTGGGTTTAGGTGATTTAGCAAGACTAGTAATTTGATTAGCCGCGTTAGTAAGATTGGGGCTGGGATTGTTTTGGGTACTAGTTGGAGTTGGCGAATCTTTAGTGGTATCAGTAACTGGCATAGACGCATTACTCTTGCCACCTGTACTAGAGTTACTACAGGCTGTGAATAGCAGCATAGCGATCGCTATTAATGGCAACACTGATATCCTAATCGACAACTTTTGATAAAGAAACATAAATATTGAGTGTGCGTTCTAGTCAAACCCAGAAAATTAAAAGCCTTGCAATGCAAGGCTTTTAATTTTTTAAGTTTATGTAGTTCATTGTGTCGTTAATCTAGCCAAACTGCAAGGCTTGACCTCGCACATCGGGATTGACTTTTCCATTAGCAAATACCACCTGACCACCGACAATTGTATTCACTGCCCAACCCGTAAGCTCCCATCCCGCAAAGGAACTCCAGCCACATTTAGTCAATAAATCTTCATTTCGCACAGGTTTATAGCTATGCAAATCGACTAGCACTAAGTCAGCATCCCAACCAATGCGAATCTCTCCCTTGTTCGCAATTTTGTATGCTTTTGCAACATTGCGGCTCATCCATTGGCTGACCTGATGGACTGTGCAACGACCCTTTGCGGCTTGGGTCAACATTAATGGCAGTGAGGTTTCGACTCCAGGCATTCCCGATGGCACATTGGCTGGTTCTAGCAGGACTGTATCCTTTGAAGACTTCTCAGATTGAGGAGATAGCAGATCTTCGCTAGCTGCAAAGCCTTTTTCTGCCAGAGTATGGGGTGCATGGTCAGTCGCGATAAAGTCAATTACACCATCGAGCAGGGCTTGCCACAAAATTTCTTGATCGCGAGGCGATCGCAAAGGTGGGTTCATCTGCGCTAGGGAACCAATTTTGTCGTAAGCACTAATATTCATCAATAAATGTTGCGGTGTGACCTCAGCTGTCACCCATTCAGGCTTCTCTTGGCGTAAAAATTCGGCTTCTTCCGCCGTAGACATATGCAAAATATGCAATCGTCTTTGATATTTCTTAGAAAGTTTGA includes:
- a CDS encoding PhzF family phenazine biosynthesis protein: MQLAIAIIDAFTNQVFQGNPAATALVGEFPKDAQMQQIAAEINLSETAFVKPLGKNHFQLRWFTPKQEVPLCGHATLAMAHYLREIEAIATDTPLVFSTLSGDLQVSFEERLIVMDFPAAFFQNCSKRSQQVLAQIFSDRSYICLGQSADYLAVVLDAESSVQNFVPPYDLISQLDGFGFIITAIADAGLDYDFVSRFFAPKAGIPEDPVTGSAHCSLTPYWSKRLGKVSLKARQLSQRTGNLEVSDRGERVLLKGEAVTFLRGQITYS
- a CDS encoding hybrid sensor histidine kinase/response regulator, translated to MTNLDPNPDFNQELQKIQKGEEGKTINTSSILIVDDTIYNIQLLSLMLIRHGYVVEQATNGQAALEKAAKILPDIILLDIRMPDIDGYEVCKILKANPTTQGIPIIFISSIEEPSEKVEAFSVGGVDYISKPFQLIEVLARIETHLRLCSLQKKLQEQNEQLQLSASVLARSLTQERELSEMKTNFISVVSHEFRTPLTTIQSAAELLEHYEWTKEEQTEQLHQIQSEVKHMTELMEDVLFLSRTNANKAKLNITEFDLLKFCKQLLRQIQRTFGKEYNLHSSFHHPVNDISIENPHLQQDIPQFLVHMDEKLLRQILSNLITNAIKYSPKNKDIDFQIIVDQEKIIFIVSDHGIGIPEEDLSHLFSTFHRGKNVGILPGTGLGLSIVKNCVDTLNGLISVKSQLNIGTEFRVTLPIDNHLKT
- a CDS encoding hybrid sensor histidine kinase/response regulator encodes the protein MKKILLIEDNPNVLQNTSRMLQAEGYMVITANNGRQGLDMAQQHIPSLIICDIMMPEIDGYGVISALRNNPATTAIPFIFLSAKSDKNDFRQGMELGSDDYLTKPFTRDELLGAINAQFKKQEIINSYYKQELDNLCGNISKSLPHQLLFPAIEVMGLADILVKNYHAMEAHEVPDIGKRIRKAGRNMHEMVKKFLLYAELESTEKNAEWMSQIRNSKTTFFDNEISSCARKIAEHYNRMSDLVVEIKDETIQISDSYLNVIAREIIDNGFKFSPEGTTVSVSGSSNQTEYCLCVTDHGQGLEPVQVASFGDYMKFEKKLYIQQGAGLGLAIAKRLIELHGGRLEIESIPCELTQVKVFLPIIKTA
- a CDS encoding dihydroorotase — protein: MSILIRQSTIILPDRETLIGDVYVQHGKIAAIAPTLNPDDLSADDQPLEIIEATGLTLLAGVIDPQVHFREPGLEHKEDLRTASHACAKGGVTSFLEMPNTRPLTITQAALNDKLSRAASKCVVNYGFFIGATAEVLPDLLTANPTCGIKIFMGSMHGALLVDQEEILDRIFSQGDRLIAVHAEDQARIAQRRIEFADSKDPAKHSLIQDNQAALNATKLAVKLSKKYQRRLHILHMSTAEEAEFLRQEKPEWVTAEVTPQHLLMNISAYDKIGSLAQMNPPLRSPRDQEILWQALLDGVIDFIATDHAPHTLAEKGFAASEDLLSPQSEKSSKDTVLLEPANVPSGMPGVETSLPLMLTQAAKGRCTVHQVSQWMSRNVAKAYKIANKGEIRIGWDADLVLVDLHSYKPVRNEDLLTKCGWSSFAGWELTGWAVNTIVGGQVVFANGKVNPDVRGQALQFG